In one Nicotiana sylvestris chromosome 8, ASM39365v2, whole genome shotgun sequence genomic region, the following are encoded:
- the LOC138875075 gene encoding uncharacterized protein encodes MSGYAKFMKDLVTKKRSMNFETIKMTHQVNAIVNSMALKLEDPDTFTIPCTIGSADFAKALCDIRASISLIPYSMFKTLGIGQPRPTSMRLQMADRTMKRSLGIIDDVGIIDDVLVRVEKFILPVDIVILDCKVDYEMLIILGRTFLATGKALVDVEAGKLTFQVGDEKVVFHVCKLMRQPYRNEVFSFVDLVTNVIIDDASETMNVEDKLEAVLLNLDDEEYDGYVECVNALQGMGSYTYEPRKLSLNLENRKTPPTKPSFEEPPTLELKPLPPYLRYEFLVPSSTLPDILSSSLTNMQVESTLEVLQRRKRTIGWTLVDIRGISPAFCMHKIILEEGVKPSVENQRRLNEAME; translated from the coding sequence atgtcgggttatgcaaagttcatgaaggacttggtgaccaAGAAAAGATCGATGAATTTTGAGACCATCAAGATGACACATCAAGTGAATGCTATTGTGAACTCAATGGCTCTGAAATTGGAAGATCCGGACACTTTCACAATTCCATGTAcaattggaagtgccgactttgccaAAGCTTTATGTGATATTAGGGCAAGTATCAGCTTGATTCCCTATTCaatgttcaaaactttgggaattgggcaaccaagacccacatccatgaggttgcaaatggcggatcgTACAATGAAGAGgtcattgggtattattgatgatgtgggtattattgatgatgtgttggttcgtGTTGAAAAGTTCATCCTCCCGGTGGACATTGTGATTCTTGATTGTAAAGTGGACTATGAGATgcttattattttgggtagaactttccttgctacggggaaggctcttGTTGATGTGGAAGCCGGTAAGCTCACTTTccaggtgggtgatgaaaaggtggtcttccatgtgtgcaaattGATGAGGCAACCATATAGAAATGAAGTTTTTTCATTCGTGGATTTGGTGACCAATGTGATAATTGATGATGCTAGTGAGACAATGAATGTTGAGGACAAATTGGAAGCCGTTTTGCTCAACCTTGATGATGAGGAGTATGATGGTTATGTGGAATGTGTGAATGCattgcaaggaatggggtcgtacacttatgaACCCCGCAAGTTATCCTTGAATCTTGAAAATCGGaagactcctccaacaaagccctcaTTCGAGGAGCCTCCCACattggagttaaagccattgcctccgtatctcaggtatgaattccttgtcccttcttctactttaccaGATATTCTTTCCTCGAGTTTGACAAATATGCAGGTAGAGTCAACATTAGAGGTTCTACAAAGGAGGAAAAGAACAATTGGATGGACATTGGTGGATATCCGGGGTATAAGccctgccttttgcatgcacaagattattttggaggagGGTGTCAAACCCTCTGTTGAAAATCAAAGGAGGCTAAATGAAGCAATGGAATAG